A part of Bosea sp. (in: a-proteobacteria) genomic DNA contains:
- a CDS encoding DUF1476 domain-containing protein, translating to MAGMDDRKDAFEKKFAHDEELLFKATARRNKMLGLWVAEKLGKTDAEAEAYARSVVAADFEEAGDDDVMRKVKADLAAGGVEQSDHQIRRTMDEMMAQAIESIRARG from the coding sequence ATGGCCGGCATGGATGACCGCAAGGACGCATTTGAGAAGAAGTTCGCCCATGACGAGGAACTCCTGTTCAAGGCAACGGCCCGGCGCAACAAGATGCTCGGCCTGTGGGTCGCAGAAAAGCTCGGCAAGACCGATGCCGAGGCCGAGGCCTATGCACGAAGCGTGGTGGCCGCCGACTTCGAGGAAGCAGGCGATGACGACGTGATGCGCAAGGTCAAGGCCGACCTCGCCGCCGGCGGCGTCGAGCAGAGCGACCATCAGATCCGCCGCACCATGGACGAGATGATGGCGCAGGCGATCGAATCGATTCGCGCCAGGGGCTGA
- a CDS encoding IS66 family transposase produces MDLPLNILPDDVDALKAMVLALARAQAQGDVRLRAAEAEIARLEAIEQSANERIANLTLIMKVLQRAQHGKRSERLRAGGPGVLDDEQIAFAFEEVETGLSSVQSELDRGARDKPKRAPRPRKGFAAHLERIEEVIEPELPAGYEGLEKVLISEDRSERLDVIPPKFRVIVTRRPKYAFRGHDGVIQALAPAHIIEAGLPTERLLAFIAVSKYADGLPLYRQEAIYLRDGVEISRSLMAQWMGHLGFELQILADYILEKIKEGERIFADETSLPTLAPGSGKATKAWLWAYARDDRPYGGTSPPMVAYRFEDGRGAECVARHLSGYNGILQVDGYVAYSSLAKSQAKSQAKSHAKSQAKTGSTETMRLAGCWAHLRRRFYDLHISGVSQAATDSVMAMTELWRVEDDVRGRNADTRAKLRQEKSAPVVARLFDLWERELGKVSGKSKTAEAIRYALARREALERFLSDGRIEIDSNIVERAIRPQTITRKNSLFAGSEGGGRTWATLGTLLQTARMNNVDPLDWLSQTLAHIAQGWPASKIDALMPWNFRSNALS; encoded by the coding sequence ATGGATTTACCCCTGAACATCTTGCCGGACGACGTGGATGCGCTCAAGGCGATGGTGCTCGCCCTGGCGCGTGCGCAGGCGCAAGGGGATGTTCGATTAAGAGCCGCGGAGGCTGAAATCGCCCGGCTGGAGGCGATCGAACAGAGCGCCAACGAGCGGATTGCCAACCTGACGCTGATCATGAAGGTCTTGCAGCGCGCGCAACATGGCAAGCGCTCTGAACGGCTCCGCGCCGGTGGTCCTGGGGTCCTCGACGACGAGCAGATTGCCTTTGCCTTCGAGGAGGTGGAGACCGGCCTTTCGAGCGTCCAGAGCGAACTCGACCGGGGCGCCAGGGACAAGCCGAAACGCGCTCCACGCCCGCGCAAAGGCTTTGCTGCGCATCTTGAGCGCATCGAGGAGGTCATCGAGCCGGAACTCCCCGCTGGATATGAGGGCCTGGAGAAGGTGCTGATCAGCGAAGACCGTTCCGAACGGCTCGATGTCATTCCGCCGAAGTTCAGGGTCATCGTGACGCGCCGTCCCAAATATGCCTTCCGTGGCCATGACGGCGTGATCCAGGCGCTCGCACCGGCACACATCATCGAAGCCGGATTGCCAACGGAACGGCTGCTCGCCTTTATCGCGGTCTCCAAATATGCCGACGGTCTTCCGCTTTACCGTCAGGAGGCGATCTACCTGCGCGACGGGGTCGAGATCAGCCGATCCCTGATGGCCCAATGGATGGGCCATCTTGGGTTTGAACTGCAGATACTGGCCGATTACATCCTCGAAAAGATCAAGGAGGGTGAGCGGATCTTTGCCGACGAAACGAGCTTGCCCACTCTGGCTCCCGGATCGGGGAAAGCAACCAAGGCCTGGTTATGGGCCTACGCGCGCGATGATCGCCCCTATGGCGGCACCAGTCCGCCAATGGTGGCCTATCGCTTCGAAGACGGCAGAGGCGCTGAATGTGTGGCCCGTCATCTGTCCGGGTACAACGGCATCCTGCAGGTCGATGGATACGTGGCCTATAGCAGCCTTGCCAAGAGCCAGGCCAAGAGCCAGGCCAAGAGCCACGCCAAAAGCCAGGCCAAAACCGGCAGCACAGAAACGATGAGGCTTGCCGGATGCTGGGCGCATCTCAGGCGCAGGTTCTACGATCTGCACATCAGCGGCGTCTCGCAGGCTGCCACGGACAGCGTCATGGCCATGACCGAGCTGTGGAGGGTCGAAGATGACGTGCGCGGCCGGAATGCAGACACCCGCGCGAAGCTCCGGCAGGAAAAGTCTGCGCCTGTCGTCGCGCGCCTCTTCGATCTTTGGGAACGGGAGCTCGGCAAGGTCTCCGGCAAGTCCAAGACGGCGGAAGCAATCCGCTATGCGCTCGCCCGCCGTGAAGCACTCGAACGGTTCCTCTCCGACGGTCGCATTGAAATCGACTCCAACATCGTCGAACGGGCCATCAGGCCCCAAACCATTACGCGAAAGAACAGCCTCTTTGCCGGAAGTGAAGGCGGTGGCAGGACCTGGGCTACACTGGGAACGCTTCTGCAAACCGCCAGGATGAACAATGTCGATCCTCTCGACTGGCTGTCGCAAACCCTCGCGCATATCGCCCAAGGATGGCCCGCATCCAAAATCGACGCCCTCATGCCCTGGAACTTCAGGTCAAACGCCCTCAGCTAA
- a CDS encoding transposase, protein MSESMNQDRVFEVLTAAPVRTRRRPRDWSVDEKARLISQTLLPGANVSAIARSAGVDPSQLYGWRRQARASGAVKAMPVAHDEVKFARVEAAGNWAVEIVIRDTVVRKR, encoded by the coding sequence ATGAGCGAGAGTATGAATCAAGATCGAGTTTTTGAGGTTTTGACGGCAGCGCCGGTGCGGACGAGGCGCAGGCCACGTGATTGGTCGGTCGACGAGAAGGCACGACTGATTTCCCAGACGCTGTTGCCTGGTGCGAATGTTTCGGCGATTGCGCGTTCTGCCGGGGTTGACCCTTCGCAGCTTTATGGATGGCGGCGACAGGCCCGGGCATCCGGGGCGGTCAAAGCCATGCCCGTTGCGCACGATGAGGTGAAGTTTGCGCGCGTCGAGGCGGCTGGCAACTGGGCTGTGGAGATTGTCATTCGGGATACGGTTGTCCGTAAGCGGTAA
- a CDS encoding hydroxyacid aldolase yields MSNVFTSFAASLRGGTPAFAAFIGLAEPLVTESMMRDGFDTAIIDMQHGLHTTQSAILAIGAAAVAGKAVFVRPPVGDFPAASRMLDAGAVGIVAPMINTIEDARKLAAYTKYPPLGERSWGPYRATGLTGLDGVAYLKAANDITLTIAMIETREALGILDDILAVPGIDGVFVGPSDLSIALTRGETVDQFHPEVDAALTHVAARARAHGKIASCFAMTGARAAEMIARGFHMSSIATDQVMLKTIVKAELAVARAGGAASGGARTY; encoded by the coding sequence ATGTCCAACGTCTTTACCAGCTTCGCCGCCTCGCTGCGTGGCGGCACACCGGCTTTCGCGGCCTTCATCGGGCTCGCCGAGCCGCTGGTGACGGAAAGCATGATGCGCGACGGCTTCGACACGGCGATCATCGACATGCAGCACGGGCTGCACACGACGCAGTCGGCGATCCTGGCCATCGGGGCAGCCGCCGTGGCCGGAAAGGCCGTGTTCGTGCGCCCGCCTGTGGGGGATTTCCCGGCCGCATCGCGCATGCTGGATGCCGGCGCGGTCGGCATCGTCGCCCCGATGATCAACACCATCGAGGACGCCCGCAAGCTGGCGGCCTACACCAAGTATCCGCCCCTCGGCGAGCGCAGCTGGGGACCCTACCGGGCGACGGGCCTGACGGGGCTCGATGGCGTGGCCTACCTCAAGGCGGCGAACGACATCACGCTCACCATCGCGATGATCGAGACGCGCGAGGCGCTCGGCATCCTCGACGACATCCTCGCCGTGCCGGGCATCGATGGCGTGTTCGTCGGACCGTCCGATCTCTCGATCGCGCTGACGCGCGGTGAGACGGTGGACCAGTTCCATCCGGAGGTGGACGCCGCGCTCACCCATGTCGCGGCCCGGGCCCGGGCCCATGGCAAGATTGCAAGCTGCTTTGCCATGACGGGCGCCAGGGCTGCGGAAATGATCGCGCGCGGCTTCCACATGAGCTCGATCGCGACCGATCAGGTGATGCTCAAGACCATCGTCAAGGCCGAGCTTGCCGTCGCCAGGGCGGGGGGCGCTGCCTCAGGCGGCGCGAGGACCTACTGA
- a CDS encoding AEC family transporter: MTSLLLIVLPVFVLIAIGYVTRRYAIVSDRTGDGLTDFVFTLAVPCLLFRTLATAEVPAVQPWGYWISYFVGVLVCWTIAMLVATRFFGRSGPAAVACGFSAAQSNTVLVGIPIILKAFGDAGAVPLALLLAVHLPVTMTAATLLAEGRNASLRQIGLKLATHPIIIGIVLGSAVRPFVGLTPQPLWTVVDMLAGAAVPCALICLGIALYRYGLESGLKLPLILSALKLGLHPLIVFVLATQVFSMPPAWAGVAVMFAACPCGINAYLFAERYKDGMAEASTAIALSTLLSVVTMIAWLAILGVSP, translated from the coding sequence ATGACTTCTCTGCTGCTCATCGTGCTGCCAGTCTTCGTGCTGATCGCGATCGGCTATGTCACGCGCCGCTACGCCATCGTCTCGGACCGCACCGGCGATGGCCTCACCGATTTCGTCTTCACCCTCGCCGTCCCCTGCCTGCTCTTCCGCACGCTGGCCACGGCCGAGGTTCCGGCAGTGCAGCCCTGGGGCTACTGGATCTCCTATTTCGTCGGCGTGCTCGTGTGCTGGACCATAGCCATGCTGGTCGCGACACGGTTCTTCGGCCGCTCCGGCCCCGCCGCCGTGGCCTGCGGCTTTTCAGCAGCGCAATCCAACACCGTGCTGGTCGGCATTCCCATCATCCTCAAGGCCTTCGGCGATGCCGGCGCCGTGCCTCTGGCCCTGCTGCTGGCGGTGCATCTGCCTGTGACCATGACGGCGGCGACGCTGCTGGCGGAAGGCCGCAATGCCTCCTTGCGGCAGATCGGCCTCAAGCTCGCTACCCACCCCATCATCATCGGCATCGTGCTCGGCTCAGCCGTCCGGCCTTTCGTCGGGCTCACGCCCCAGCCGTTGTGGACCGTGGTCGACATGCTGGCGGGGGCTGCCGTGCCCTGCGCGCTGATCTGCCTCGGCATCGCGTTGTATCGCTACGGGCTCGAGAGCGGGCTGAAGCTGCCGCTCATCCTGAGCGCGCTGAAGCTGGGCCTGCATCCGCTCATCGTCTTCGTGCTGGCGACGCAGGTTTTCAGCATGCCTCCCGCCTGGGCTGGCGTCGCGGTGATGTTCGCGGCCTGCCCCTGCGGCATCAACGCCTATCTGTTCGCCGAACGCTACAAGGACGGCATGGCGGAAGCCTCGACCGCAATCGCTCTCTCGACGCTGCTCTCGGTCGTGACCATGATCGCCTGGCTCGCCATCCTGGGCGTCAGTCCCTGA
- a CDS encoding phosphoribosylaminoimidazolesuccinocarboxamide synthase has translation MDFLKLRMFPMTRRRRIYEGKAKVLYEGPEPGTLIQHFKDDATAFNAQKHEVIDGKGVLNNRISEFLFQNLNDMGVPTHFIRRLNMREQLIREVEIIPLEVVVRNIAAGSLAKKLGIEEGTQLPRSIIEFYYKNDALGDPMVSEEHITAFGWATPQEIDDIMALAIRVNDFLSGLFLGAGIRLVDFKIECGRLWEGELMRIVIADEISPDSCRLWDIKTKDKMDKDRFRKDLGGLIEAYTEVARRLGIIVEGERPVSNGPRLVQ, from the coding sequence ATGGATTTCCTCAAACTGCGGATGTTTCCTATGACCCGTCGCCGTCGCATCTACGAGGGCAAGGCCAAGGTCCTTTATGAAGGTCCGGAGCCCGGCACGCTGATCCAGCACTTCAAGGACGACGCCACCGCCTTCAATGCCCAGAAGCACGAGGTCATCGACGGCAAGGGCGTGCTCAACAACCGCATCAGCGAGTTTCTGTTTCAGAACCTCAATGACATGGGCGTTCCGACCCATTTCATCCGCCGGCTCAACATGCGCGAGCAGCTGATCCGCGAGGTCGAGATCATCCCGCTTGAGGTTGTGGTGCGCAACATCGCCGCCGGCTCGCTCGCCAAGAAGCTCGGCATCGAGGAAGGCACGCAGCTGCCCCGCTCGATCATCGAATTCTACTACAAGAATGACGCGCTCGGCGATCCGATGGTCTCCGAAGAGCACATCACCGCCTTCGGCTGGGCGACCCCGCAGGAGATCGACGACATCATGGCGCTGGCAATCCGCGTCAATGATTTCCTCTCGGGCCTGTTCCTGGGCGCCGGCATCCGTCTCGTCGACTTCAAGATCGAGTGCGGCCGCCTCTGGGAGGGCGAATTGATGCGCATTGTCATCGCCGACGAGATCAGCCCCGATTCATGCCGCCTTTGGGACATCAAGACCAAGGACAAGATGGACAAGGACCGCTTCCGGAAGGATCTGGGCGGTTTGATCGAGGCCTACACGGAAGTTGCGCGCCGGCTCGGAATCATCGTCGAGGGCGAGCGCCCGGTCAGCAACGGCCCGCGTCTGGTGCAGTGA
- a CDS encoding transposase, with translation MSESMNQDRVFEVLTAAPVRTRRRLRDWSVDEKARLISQTLLPGANVSAIARSAGVDPSQLYGWRRQARASGAVKAMPVAHDEVKFARVEAAGNWAVEIVIRDTVVRVGGDIDADHLTVILRAVRKA, from the coding sequence ATGAGCGAGAGTATGAATCAAGATCGAGTTTTTGAGGTTTTGACGGCAGCGCCGGTGCGGACGAGGCGCAGGCTACGTGATTGGTCGGTCGACGAGAAGGCACGACTGATTTCCCAGACGCTGTTGCCTGGTGCGAATGTTTCGGCGATTGCGCGTTCTGCCGGGGTTGACCCTTCGCAGCTTTATGGATGGCGGCGACAGGCCCGGGCATCCGGGGCGGTCAAAGCCATGCCCGTTGCGCACGATGAGGTGAAGTTTGCGCGCGTCGAGGCGGCTGGCAACTGGGCTGTGGAGATTGTCATTCGGGATACGGTTGTCCGTGTTGGCGGCGACATCGATGCGGATCATCTGACCGTGATACTGAGGGCGGTGCGCAAAGCATGA
- a CDS encoding M23 family metallopeptidase, translated as MGDEPAISLGAEAHPSTERHGFSYRWLVASLLVGLCGSALLGGAVYIAVQGDTIFAEAPEPVPSAAGTIPAGLPSARKGDKLVHQAALPTARQVIRAPFSQRVGDREVIKNRPFVRLSAGLSLTAGTLSAGIPAFNPLRLFSEGGPGTERIADQPADVPDADVALVKRDLGAIPFNAAGPGLSDAEVIAQLDEERANLAAAGRRAVLPIPPQLMLSRTLRTPGEALGPLAYAPATDTSFSNIDVRVVPENLTELAKQRPEATREAPVEERLVLIRRGETFDAAMRSAGATAEQARTMVTALGGRVRVAALPEGQVLQLTTLAPARPGEPRQIVRVALVSEGRIDSMVAQNDAGAFVPVALAREEEEPRARRTVRGRAAASDDDAEDEGTGARLYDSLYETALRYEMPRPLIDEMVRIFAHDMDFQRRVSGGDSLEVIFTDEDDGEGSRTELLFASLSVGGDTRRVYRFHAPDDGIIDFFDEEGRSLKKFLLRKPVAGDVEMRSGFGMRSHPILRYSKMHTGVDWANGRVGTPIISAGHGTVIKAGWDTGYGRRVEIQHANGYVTTYSHMASFARGIEEGARVRQGQVIGTIGNTGLSTGPHLHYEVIVNGSFVNPMKIRLPRGRELEGRILAEFERQRQAIDELIERGGGARIVASARQN; from the coding sequence ATGGGCGACGAACCCGCGATCAGCCTGGGGGCCGAGGCTCATCCTTCCACGGAGCGGCATGGTTTCTCCTATCGCTGGCTGGTGGCGAGCCTGCTGGTCGGTCTGTGCGGGTCGGCGCTGCTCGGCGGAGCGGTGTACATAGCCGTGCAGGGCGACACGATCTTCGCCGAGGCCCCGGAGCCCGTGCCAAGCGCGGCCGGCACGATCCCCGCCGGCCTTCCCTCGGCGCGCAAGGGCGACAAGCTTGTGCATCAGGCTGCCCTGCCGACCGCCCGCCAGGTGATCCGCGCGCCCTTCTCCCAGCGCGTTGGCGACCGCGAGGTCATCAAGAACCGCCCCTTCGTGCGCCTGTCCGCCGGCCTGTCCCTCACGGCCGGGACCTTGTCGGCCGGCATCCCTGCCTTCAACCCGCTGCGCCTGTTCTCGGAAGGCGGGCCGGGAACCGAGCGCATCGCCGACCAGCCGGCTGATGTGCCCGATGCGGATGTCGCGCTGGTCAAGCGCGATCTCGGCGCGATTCCCTTCAACGCGGCGGGCCCGGGCCTCTCCGATGCCGAGGTGATCGCGCAGCTGGATGAGGAGCGCGCCAACCTCGCCGCGGCCGGTCGTCGTGCGGTTCTGCCCATTCCGCCGCAGCTCATGCTCAGCCGCACGCTGCGCACCCCGGGCGAGGCGCTCGGCCCTCTGGCCTATGCGCCCGCCACCGACACGAGCTTTTCGAACATCGATGTGCGCGTCGTGCCCGAGAACCTGACCGAGCTCGCCAAGCAGCGGCCCGAGGCGACGCGCGAGGCCCCGGTCGAGGAGCGCCTTGTTCTGATACGGCGCGGCGAGACCTTCGACGCCGCCATGCGCAGCGCCGGCGCCACTGCGGAACAGGCGCGCACCATGGTTACGGCGCTGGGCGGCCGCGTCCGCGTCGCGGCCCTGCCCGAGGGCCAGGTGCTGCAGCTCACCACGCTCGCGCCCGCCCGCCCCGGCGAGCCGCGCCAGATCGTCAGGGTTGCGCTGGTCAGCGAGGGCCGCATCGATTCGATGGTGGCGCAGAACGATGCCGGCGCCTTCGTGCCCGTGGCGCTGGCGCGCGAGGAGGAAGAGCCGCGCGCCCGGCGCACGGTGCGCGGCCGCGCCGCTGCGAGCGATGATGACGCCGAGGACGAAGGCACGGGCGCACGGCTCTATGACAGCCTCTACGAAACGGCGCTGCGCTACGAGATGCCTCGCCCGCTCATCGACGAGATGGTGCGCATCTTCGCCCATGACATGGACTTCCAGCGGCGGGTCAGCGGCGGCGACAGCCTCGAGGTGATCTTCACCGATGAGGATGATGGCGAGGGCAGCCGCACAGAGCTCCTGTTCGCCAGCCTGTCGGTCGGCGGCGACACGCGCCGCGTCTATCGCTTCCACGCGCCCGACGACGGCATCATCGACTTCTTCGACGAAGAGGGCCGCTCGCTCAAGAAGTTCCTGCTGCGCAAGCCCGTTGCGGGCGATGTCGAGATGCGTTCGGGTTTCGGAATGCGCTCGCACCCGATCCTGCGCTATTCGAAGATGCACACGGGCGTGGACTGGGCCAATGGCCGGGTCGGCACACCGATCATCTCGGCAGGACACGGAACGGTCATCAAGGCCGGCTGGGACACCGGTTATGGCCGGCGTGTCGAGATCCAGCATGCCAATGGCTACGTTACAACCTACTCGCACATGGCGAGCTTCGCCCGCGGCATCGAGGAGGGCGCGCGCGTCCGTCAGGGCCAGGTCATCGGCACCATCGGCAACACCGGGCTGTCGACCGGCCCGCATCTGCATTACGAGGTCATCGTCAACGGCAGCTTCGTCAACCCGATGAAGATCCGTCTGCCCCGCGGGCGCGAACTCGAGGGCCGCATCCTTGCGGAGTTCGAGCGCCAGCGCCAGGCGATCGACGAGTTGATCGAGCGCGGCGGCGGTGCCCGCATCGTTGCATCCGCGCGTCAGAACTGA
- the purQ gene encoding phosphoribosylformylglycinamidine synthase subunit PurQ: MRAAVITFPGSNREGDVARALASAGATVSHAWHADSALPDATDLVVLPGGFSYGDYLRTGAIAARAAIMDAVRAHAAGGGYVLAICNGFQIACESGLLPGVLVRNANLRFVCRRQHLRVERADTAFTRAYSAGQAIDVCIAHGEGNYICDADTLARIEGDGLVAFRYCNAEAEVTAAANPNGSLNGIAGIYSDKLNVLGMMPHPENLIETLVGGTDGRGLFDSLMGRRAA, encoded by the coding sequence ATGCGTGCGGCGGTCATCACCTTTCCGGGCTCCAATCGCGAGGGCGACGTGGCGCGGGCGCTGGCCTCGGCTGGCGCGACCGTCAGCCATGCCTGGCACGCCGACAGCGCCCTGCCCGACGCCACCGATCTCGTCGTGCTGCCGGGCGGCTTTTCCTATGGCGACTATCTCAGGACAGGCGCCATCGCCGCCCGCGCGGCGATCATGGATGCGGTGCGCGCCCATGCCGCCGGCGGCGGCTACGTTCTGGCGATCTGCAACGGCTTCCAGATCGCTTGCGAGTCAGGCCTGCTGCCGGGCGTTCTGGTGCGCAACGCCAACCTCCGTTTCGTGTGCAGGCGCCAGCATCTGCGCGTCGAGCGCGCCGACACCGCCTTCACCCGCGCCTACAGCGCCGGTCAGGCCATCGATGTCTGCATCGCCCATGGCGAAGGCAACTACATCTGCGATGCGGACACGCTGGCGAGGATCGAGGGCGACGGTCTGGTGGCCTTCCGCTATTGCAACGCCGAGGCCGAGGTCACGGCGGCGGCCAACCCAAACGGCTCGCTCAACGGCATCGCCGGCATCTATTCCGACAAGCTCAACGTGCTGGGAATGATGCCCCACCCCGAGAACCTGATCGAGACGCTTGTGGGCGGCACCGATGGCCGCGGCCTGTTCGACAGCCTCATGGGCCGTCGGGCCGCCTGA
- a CDS encoding DNA-3-methyladenine glycosylase 2 family protein produces the protein MRADPVRIIMNEADIGEGLAALARLDPALGPIIAAAGPVPLRRAAGGWAGLAQVIIGQQVSVASAQAIWRRVTERFPELDAQAVCSASEVEMRACGLSGPKIRALRAAALAALAGRLDLEAAIGAPDQDVRAMLTAVSGIGPWTADIYLIIHLGRPDVFAPGDLALQEAARIGLALPARPDARAIAALAERWSPWRAVAARLLWAYYARLRQREGVAR, from the coding sequence ATGCGAGCCGATCCTGTCCGGATCATCATGAATGAAGCCGACATTGGCGAGGGACTTGCCGCCCTCGCCCGGCTCGACCCGGCCCTTGGCCCGATCATCGCCGCCGCGGGGCCCGTGCCGCTGCGGCGCGCTGCCGGCGGCTGGGCCGGGCTTGCGCAGGTCATCATCGGCCAGCAGGTCTCGGTCGCCTCGGCCCAGGCCATCTGGCGGCGGGTGACAGAGCGCTTCCCCGAGCTTGACGCGCAGGCGGTCTGCTCGGCCAGCGAGGTCGAGATGCGCGCCTGCGGGCTCTCCGGTCCCAAGATCAGGGCCCTGCGCGCCGCCGCTCTGGCGGCGCTGGCAGGCCGGCTCGACCTCGAGGCCGCGATCGGCGCGCCCGATCAGGACGTCCGCGCCATGCTTACGGCGGTGAGCGGCATCGGCCCCTGGACGGCTGACATCTACCTCATCATCCATCTCGGCCGCCCTGATGTGTTCGCGCCCGGCGATCTGGCCTTGCAGGAGGCCGCGCGAATCGGACTTGCACTGCCGGCGCGGCCCGATGCCCGGGCCATAGCCGCGCTTGCGGAGCGCTGGTCGCCCTGGCGCGCGGTGGCCGCACGCCTGCTCTGGGCCTACTACGCGCGGCTCAGGCAGCGCGAGGGCGTCGCACGTTGA
- the tnpB gene encoding IS66 family insertion sequence element accessory protein TnpB, whose amino-acid sequence MIGLGVVVYVSCQPVDFRKGAASLMVLVRDGGLDPFNGALYVFRSKRADRVRIVWWDGSGVCLYSKTLEEQGFCWPALSAARIRLDHSQLMALLAGMDWKKIRPTKVRRPLLTG is encoded by the coding sequence ATGATTGGCCTGGGTGTCGTCGTTTACGTGTCGTGCCAGCCCGTCGACTTTCGTAAAGGTGCCGCATCCCTGATGGTGCTTGTCCGGGATGGCGGCCTCGACCCGTTCAACGGCGCGCTTTACGTGTTTCGGTCGAAACGTGCGGACCGTGTTCGGATCGTGTGGTGGGATGGCAGCGGCGTTTGTCTCTATTCGAAGACGCTTGAGGAGCAAGGCTTTTGCTGGCCTGCCCTATCGGCGGCTCGCATTCGCCTGGACCATTCGCAGCTGATGGCTCTTCTGGCCGGGATGGACTGGAAGAAGATCCGTCCGACAAAGGTGCGGCGACCCTTGCTGACGGGATGA
- the purS gene encoding phosphoribosylformylglycinamidine synthase subunit PurS, with the protein MKARVIVTLKTGVLDPQGKAIEGALGSLGIAGVESVRQGKVFDIELNASGRESAEAALSAACERLLANTVIENYRIEILG; encoded by the coding sequence ATGAAAGCGCGCGTCATCGTGACCTTGAAGACCGGGGTGCTCGACCCGCAAGGCAAGGCCATCGAGGGTGCGCTCGGCTCGCTCGGCATCGCCGGGGTCGAATCGGTGCGTCAGGGCAAGGTCTTCGACATCGAGCTGAACGCATCGGGGCGTGAATCAGCCGAGGCGGCGCTGTCGGCCGCCTGTGAGAGGCTCCTCGCCAACACGGTCATCGAGAACTACCGCATCGAAATCCTGGGCTGA
- a CDS encoding tRNA glutamyl-Q(34) synthetase GluQRS produces the protein MTPPVLRFAPSPNGALHLGHALSALQNEAEARRLGGRLLLRLEDIDPVRCTPALAEAVMHDLRWLGIAFEPEVRRQSARMPAYADALARLRGEGLIYACDCSRSRIRVDAEALARRQGTPPLRDPDGALVYAGACRGQATASGLPAPRAQRLDMPKAIAAAPRDLGFWHFGPKGAETWVQVNPARWGDVVLARKETPTSYHLAVVMDDADQGVTHVVRGQDLEAQTDIHVLLQALLSLPTPRYQFHPLLRDAEGQKLSKSRSSPSLAMLRAEGISAGDVRRRLGFGS, from the coding sequence ATGACGCCACCCGTTCTGCGCTTCGCGCCCAGCCCCAATGGCGCGCTCCACCTTGGTCATGCCCTGTCCGCGCTCCAGAACGAAGCGGAGGCGAGACGGCTGGGAGGGCGGCTTTTGCTGCGGCTGGAGGATATCGACCCCGTGCGCTGCACGCCAGCGCTGGCGGAAGCGGTCATGCACGATCTGAGGTGGCTGGGCATCGCCTTCGAGCCGGAGGTGAGGCGTCAGTCGGCCCGGATGCCGGCCTATGCGGACGCGCTGGCGCGGCTGCGGGGGGAGGGCCTGATCTATGCCTGCGACTGCTCGCGCAGCCGGATCAGGGTCGATGCCGAGGCGCTTGCGCGGCGACAGGGCACGCCTCCGCTCCGCGATCCTGATGGCGCGCTGGTCTATGCCGGCGCCTGCCGGGGACAGGCCACGGCTTCGGGCCTGCCGGCGCCGCGCGCCCAGCGCCTCGACATGCCCAAGGCCATCGCCGCCGCGCCGCGCGATCTCGGCTTCTGGCATTTCGGCCCCAAGGGCGCGGAAACCTGGGTCCAGGTCAACCCTGCGCGCTGGGGCGATGTCGTGCTGGCGCGCAAGGAGACGCCCACGAGCTATCATCTGGCCGTTGTGATGGATGATGCCGACCAGGGCGTGACGCATGTGGTGCGCGGTCAGGATCTGGAGGCGCAGACGGATATCCATGTGCTGCTGCAGGCCTTGCTGAGCCTTCCCACGCCGCGCTACCAGTTTCATCCGCTGCTGCGCGACGCAGAAGGCCAGAAACTGTCCAAGAGCCGAAGCTCCCCATCGCTGGCGATGTTGCGGGCGGAGGGCATCAGCGCGGGCGATGTGCGCCGCCGGCTCGGGTTCGGCAGTTGA